From Laspinema palackyanum D2c, the proteins below share one genomic window:
- the surE gene encoding 5'/3'-nucleotidase SurE produces the protein MTLILTNDDGIEAPGIQALLNAVGDRKTVMVAPREGLSGCGHQVITDRPIHVDRRSAREYAIGGTPADCTRIALSCLCPDAAWVLSGINNGGNLGIDVYLSGTVAAVREAAIHGIPAVAISQYRKGGRLVEWERTTQLAIAVLQELFDRPLEPGTFWNVNLPFLEPDEPEPQIVFCQPSTQPLPVKYRIEDEYYYYEGVYGLRDRTPGTDVDVCFSGNIAVTLLGL, from the coding sequence GGCGATCGCAAAACCGTGATGGTGGCACCCCGAGAGGGATTATCGGGATGTGGTCATCAGGTGATTACCGATCGCCCCATTCACGTTGATCGCCGGTCCGCCAGGGAATATGCGATCGGTGGAACCCCTGCCGATTGTACTCGCATCGCCCTCTCTTGTCTCTGTCCCGATGCCGCTTGGGTCCTCTCGGGGATCAACAATGGCGGGAATCTCGGCATCGATGTTTACCTCTCCGGAACCGTTGCCGCAGTCCGAGAAGCTGCCATCCACGGCATTCCCGCCGTCGCCATTTCTCAATATCGCAAAGGCGGACGCCTGGTGGAGTGGGAACGAACCACCCAATTGGCGATCGCCGTCTTGCAGGAATTATTTGATCGCCCTCTTGAACCCGGCACCTTTTGGAACGTGAATCTCCCCTTTCTTGAACCCGACGAACCGGAACCGCAGATTGTATTTTGTCAACCCTCGACTCAACCTCTGCCGGTTAAATATCGCATCGAAGACGAGTATTACTATTATGAAGGGGTTTACGGCTTGCGCGATCGCACCCCCGGTACCGATGTCGATGTCTGCTTTTCCGGGAATATCGCCGTTACCCTTTTGGGATTGTAG
- a CDS encoding NAD-dependent epimerase/dehydratase family protein has translation MRILMMGGTRFIGVYLTKILVEQGHSVVLFNRGNKPAPVEGVEQIHGDRTDESQLKEKLASEQFDAIFDNNGRELSDTKPLADLFNGKVKHFVYMSSAGVYLKSDQMPHREGDAVDPKSRHKGKNDTETYLSQQGLPFTSIRPTYIYGPQNYNPLEGWFFDRIVRDRPIAIPGNGFHITQLGHCYDLANAMAAVLGNETAIGQIYNISGDRYVTFDGLARACAEAAGKSEVKLIHYDPKQFDFGKRKAFPMRVQHFFADVSKAMQDLNWQPQFDLVSGLKDSFQNDYLANGADKAEIDFSVDDEIINTLS, from the coding sequence ATGCGGATATTAATGATGGGTGGTACCCGGTTTATCGGGGTTTATCTCACTAAAATTTTAGTTGAACAAGGACATTCCGTTGTTCTTTTCAATCGCGGGAATAAACCCGCCCCAGTGGAGGGAGTCGAGCAAATTCACGGCGATCGCACCGATGAATCTCAACTCAAAGAGAAACTCGCCTCCGAACAATTTGATGCCATTTTCGACAATAACGGACGGGAACTCAGCGATACCAAACCCCTGGCTGATTTGTTTAACGGCAAAGTTAAACATTTTGTATATATGAGTTCGGCAGGGGTCTATCTCAAGTCCGACCAAATGCCCCATCGAGAAGGGGATGCCGTTGACCCGAAGAGTCGGCATAAAGGCAAAAACGATACGGAAACCTATCTTTCCCAGCAGGGATTACCGTTTACGTCTATTCGTCCGACCTATATTTATGGGCCTCAGAATTATAATCCCTTAGAAGGGTGGTTTTTTGACCGGATCGTCCGCGATCGCCCCATCGCCATTCCCGGAAATGGGTTTCACATTACCCAACTCGGTCACTGTTACGATTTAGCCAATGCAATGGCAGCAGTCCTGGGTAATGAAACGGCGATCGGGCAGATTTATAATATTTCCGGCGATCGATATGTCACCTTTGACGGATTAGCCCGCGCCTGTGCAGAAGCAGCCGGAAAATCCGAGGTAAAGCTGATTCATTACGACCCCAAACAATTTGATTTTGGCAAACGCAAAGCCTTTCCGATGCGGGTACAACACTTCTTTGCAGATGTCAGTAAAGCCATGCAAGACCTGAATTGGCAACCCCAATTTGACCTAGTTTCCGGGTTAAAAGATTCTTTTCAAAATGATTACTTAGCCAACGGTGCAGACAAAGCAGAAATAGACTTTTCGGTAGATGATGAAATTATCAATACCCTAAGTTAA